The Deinococcus roseus genome window below encodes:
- a CDS encoding N-acetylmuramoyl-L-alanine amidase family protein, whose translation MSIFRVLLLALFALNWAAASPRIGQYEGYTRLVLDLSKQVKYFINEQKTTLTVRLVGIKLPAESAQVSSNEIKSYSIQVAGNDTLWTMNLKHSLQKKFTVFWLDSTSGQGARLVLDLGDKSTTTTSKASPGKTTPTKVFAPPVARKTKLRVVIDAGHGGVDPGMVGYITEKEVTLDVALKLRDVLRKQNVEVVLTRDEDEDLSADKRTDLSARANMANAGTVNVFVSIHVNSGPETAQGVETFIFGETQGSQTRALAVKENGGGALGESITKQASSYAQSILGDILVQANLTLSRQLAHTVQSTLVKQLYVEDRGVKTGPLMVLRFARTPAILVEIGFGTHPVEGRKLDNPAYRQQLADSIASGIFNFLHVK comes from the coding sequence ATGAGCATTTTTCGCGTTCTCCTGCTGGCTCTCTTTGCATTAAACTGGGCGGCGGCTTCGCCCAGAATAGGGCAATACGAGGGCTACACCCGTCTGGTTCTGGACCTCTCCAAACAGGTCAAATACTTCATCAACGAGCAAAAAACCACCCTGACGGTCAGGCTGGTGGGCATCAAACTGCCCGCCGAATCTGCCCAGGTGTCTTCCAACGAAATCAAAAGCTACAGCATCCAGGTTGCGGGCAACGACACCCTCTGGACCATGAACCTGAAGCATTCCCTGCAAAAGAAATTCACAGTGTTCTGGCTGGACAGCACCAGTGGCCAGGGGGCCAGATTGGTGCTGGATCTCGGAGACAAAAGCACCACGACCACCAGTAAAGCCAGTCCAGGCAAAACCACGCCCACCAAGGTCTTTGCTCCACCTGTCGCAAGGAAAACCAAATTGCGTGTGGTGATCGATGCCGGACACGGCGGAGTTGATCCTGGCATGGTCGGTTACATCACCGAAAAAGAAGTCACCCTGGACGTGGCCCTCAAACTGCGGGACGTGCTGCGCAAGCAAAATGTTGAGGTGGTCCTCACCCGCGATGAAGACGAAGACCTCAGCGCAGACAAACGCACCGACCTGAGTGCACGGGCCAACATGGCCAACGCTGGCACCGTCAATGTTTTTGTGAGCATTCACGTGAATTCTGGCCCTGAGACTGCCCAGGGTGTGGAGACCTTCATCTTCGGGGAAACACAGGGATCCCAGACCCGTGCTCTGGCCGTGAAAGAAAACGGTGGGGGTGCCCTCGGGGAAAGCATCACCAAACAGGCCAGCAGTTATGCCCAGAGCATTCTGGGAGACATCCTGGTGCAGGCCAACCTCACCCTGTCCCGCCAGCTGGCCCACACAGTGCAGAGCACCCTGGTCAAGCAGCTTTATGTGGAAGACCGGGGGGTCAAGACTGGACCTTTGATGGTGCTGCGTTTTGCACGTACGCCCGCCATTCTGGTGGAAATTGGGTTCGGCACCCATCCGGTGGAGGGTCGCAAACTGGACAATCCTGCTTACCGCCAACAGCTTGCCGACAGCATTGCCAGTGGCATCTTCAATTTCTTGCACGTGAAATGA
- the aspS gene encoding aspartate--tRNA(Asn) ligase → MHDTVLEELQRTLVQDLSQHAGETVLLKGWVYSRRDLGGVQFLTLRDRTGIVQCVGSQLDLPIAESVVQVKGKVVQHPKAPGGYEIQISELQVISRAVEPSPVELPKVQWNVNPETLLDYRYVSVRGLKERASLKVQAVLVEGFRAALREAGFTEIFTPKIVSAGAEGGSNLFEVDYFGERAYLAQSPQLYKQIMVGVYERVFETAPVYRAEEHATSRHLNEYLSLDVELGFIESDEDVMQIEEMVLKRICKELTEQCQKEFDLFKMEAPRAPDRFPRIPLLEARQLIKDHFGYSVGGKDLDPEGERLLSQYFQEKEGSDFVFVTRFPKSARPFYAYYEADGMTRSFDLLYRGIEITSGGQRIHEYNMLLESLADRNMKVDGFEGYLEVFKHGMPPHGGFAIGAERLTAKFLGIQNVRYARAFPRDRHRLLP, encoded by the coding sequence ATGCATGACACCGTGCTAGAAGAACTTCAGAGAACCCTGGTTCAGGACCTCAGCCAGCACGCCGGAGAAACCGTGCTGCTCAAAGGCTGGGTGTATTCCAGACGCGACCTCGGAGGCGTGCAATTCCTCACCCTGCGGGACCGCACCGGCATTGTGCAGTGCGTGGGCTCCCAGCTGGACCTGCCCATCGCCGAATCTGTGGTGCAGGTCAAAGGCAAAGTGGTGCAGCACCCCAAAGCACCTGGAGGCTATGAAATCCAGATTTCCGAGCTGCAGGTGATTTCTCGGGCGGTGGAACCCTCTCCCGTAGAATTGCCCAAGGTGCAGTGGAACGTGAACCCCGAAACCCTGCTGGATTACCGCTATGTCAGCGTGCGGGGCCTCAAAGAGCGCGCTTCCCTGAAAGTGCAGGCTGTGCTGGTGGAGGGTTTCCGTGCAGCCCTGCGTGAGGCAGGCTTCACCGAGATCTTCACCCCCAAGATTGTGTCTGCCGGCGCAGAAGGCGGATCCAACCTCTTTGAAGTGGATTACTTCGGAGAGCGGGCTTACCTGGCGCAAAGCCCCCAGCTTTACAAGCAGATCATGGTGGGCGTCTACGAGCGGGTCTTTGAGACGGCTCCGGTGTACCGCGCTGAAGAGCACGCCACCAGCCGCCACCTCAACGAATACCTCTCGCTGGACGTGGAACTGGGTTTCATTGAATCTGATGAAGATGTGATGCAGATCGAAGAAATGGTGCTGAAACGCATCTGCAAGGAACTCACCGAGCAGTGCCAGAAAGAATTCGACCTTTTCAAAATGGAAGCGCCCAGAGCTCCAGACCGCTTCCCCAGAATTCCCCTGCTGGAAGCCAGACAGCTCATCAAAGACCATTTCGGGTACAGCGTGGGCGGCAAGGACCTCGACCCTGAAGGGGAGCGCCTGCTCAGCCAGTACTTCCAGGAAAAAGAAGGCAGTGACTTTGTTTTCGTCACCCGCTTTCCCAAGAGCGCCCGTCCTTTCTATGCCTACTACGAGGCAGACGGCATGACCCGCAGCTTTGACTTGCTGTACCGGGGCATCGAGATCACCTCTGGTGGTCAGCGCATCCACGAATACAACATGCTGCTGGAAAGCCTGGCAGACCGCAACATGAAGGTGGACGGCTTTGAAGGTTACCTGGAGGTCTTCAAACACGGCATGCCCCCCCACGGTGGTTTTGCCATTGGTGCAGAGCGCCTGACCGCCAAATTCCTGGGCATCCAGAACGTGCGTTATGCCCGTGCTTTCCCCAGAGACCGTCACCGCCTGCTTCCCTGA
- a CDS encoding insulinase family protein, translated as MITSWQVGQTLHGYEVTRITPVPDLHGTLIELRHQSGARHIHIERDDPNLTFMVSFKTIPTDDTGVAHILEHMVLGGSEKFSVKDPFFMMMPRSLNTFMNALTGDDTTMYPFSTRNEKDFFNLLSIYLDAVFFPTLDEWKFLREAHRFEYSDPQDPQSSLTVQGIVYNEMKGTRADASMQFNNLLGQTLYPDTTYARDSGGDPAAIVNLTYEQLKNFHARHYHPSNAYFFTYGNQDLAGILEKIDAWALGRFEKQDFNIEVENQAPFDAPVKATGAYPSSETDHKSIVALAWMTASATDLYTTLKLSVLSSVLLGNSAAPLQKALIDSGLGQALAPGSGFNNGFAQSRFVAGLRGANPQDAEQIEALILEVLNRLVSEGIPDELIDSAIHKIELYRKHVSNSGYPYSLKVAFSFLSEWMYGADPVEALNFNHHLEQLEAERKQGRVLENLIQTELLDNPHRALVVLEASTTQAQKEAAQEQEFIQHALNTLQQADQERIVSNALKVLSLQDDPGDIDSLPNLELSDVNVTVPEVPYQTVVSEGTTVALVPQPTNGLVYAEVLFHTHHLNDSQKDLLNLLSTAITRSGAGERDDVELARHLEAVTGGVSATVGVHARPENPLVSSETFTLSGKALVRNQQALLEVLHDMLFAPRFTVARLQQLIKQQLVALESGITRAGHSYATRTAASQLSPVVALRERQSGLTQLNVLRKYLASSEEELETLLQDFQQMLRDSLKSGLWVCLTAEADQLETLQTEALKLFSVSSEELSQTPLQTSELCPVARLTETLVSFNAMSFKGVPYTHPDAAPLFILSQILTDTFLIPEIREKGGAYGAFSSYDTQAGVFSLATYRDPQLSRSFKVFLEVLERVEAGELQERHLKEGILSACSALDPLTSPDTIGSTRVFGDLGGFTRDKQEAFRAQILQTTLEDLKRVSQTYLNPALASYATVTSSSILQAQTDLPFAFVELPI; from the coding sequence ATGATCACAAGCTGGCAAGTGGGACAGACCCTTCATGGTTACGAAGTCACTCGCATCACTCCAGTGCCCGATTTGCATGGCACCCTGATCGAACTCAGGCACCAGTCTGGTGCACGGCACATCCACATCGAACGGGATGACCCCAACCTCACCTTCATGGTCAGCTTCAAGACCATTCCCACCGATGACACCGGAGTGGCCCACATCCTGGAGCACATGGTGCTGGGTGGTTCAGAAAAGTTTTCGGTCAAAGATCCCTTCTTCATGATGATGCCCCGGTCGCTCAACACCTTCATGAATGCCCTCACCGGGGACGACACCACCATGTATCCTTTCTCCACCCGCAATGAGAAGGATTTCTTCAATCTGCTGTCCATTTATCTGGATGCGGTGTTCTTTCCCACCCTGGATGAATGGAAGTTCCTGCGGGAAGCCCACCGCTTCGAGTACAGCGATCCCCAGGATCCCCAGTCCAGCCTGACCGTGCAGGGCATTGTTTACAACGAGATGAAAGGCACCCGTGCAGATGCCAGCATGCAATTTAACAACCTGCTGGGTCAGACGCTGTACCCTGACACCACCTATGCCAGGGATTCAGGCGGCGACCCTGCTGCCATTGTGAACCTGACCTATGAGCAACTGAAGAATTTCCATGCCCGCCATTACCATCCCAGCAACGCTTATTTCTTCACCTATGGCAACCAGGATCTGGCTGGCATTCTGGAAAAAATAGATGCCTGGGCTCTGGGGCGTTTTGAAAAACAGGATTTCAACATTGAGGTGGAAAACCAGGCTCCATTCGATGCACCGGTCAAAGCCACAGGGGCGTATCCCAGCAGCGAAACCGACCACAAATCCATTGTGGCCCTGGCCTGGATGACCGCCAGTGCCACCGACCTGTACACCACCCTAAAACTTTCGGTGCTGTCCAGTGTGCTGCTGGGCAACAGTGCAGCCCCTTTGCAGAAAGCCCTGATTGACTCTGGTCTGGGGCAGGCCCTGGCACCAGGATCAGGGTTCAACAATGGCTTTGCCCAGTCCCGCTTTGTGGCAGGTTTGCGCGGAGCCAATCCACAAGATGCAGAACAAATCGAGGCCCTGATTCTGGAGGTGCTGAACAGACTGGTTTCAGAGGGCATTCCCGATGAACTCATTGACAGTGCCATCCACAAGATCGAGCTGTACCGCAAGCATGTCTCCAACTCCGGGTATCCCTACAGCCTGAAGGTGGCTTTCAGCTTCCTGTCCGAATGGATGTACGGGGCAGATCCCGTGGAGGCCCTCAACTTCAACCATCACCTGGAGCAACTGGAAGCAGAACGCAAACAGGGCCGGGTGCTGGAAAACCTGATTCAGACAGAACTGCTGGACAATCCTCACCGTGCCCTGGTGGTTCTGGAGGCAAGCACCACCCAGGCGCAAAAAGAAGCCGCTCAGGAACAGGAGTTCATTCAGCATGCCCTGAACACCCTGCAGCAGGCCGATCAGGAACGCATTGTCAGCAATGCGCTGAAGGTGCTTTCTCTGCAGGATGATCCCGGAGACATCGACTCCCTGCCCAATCTGGAGCTCAGTGATGTCAATGTGACGGTCCCAGAGGTTCCCTACCAGACGGTGGTTTCTGAAGGCACAACTGTGGCACTGGTTCCCCAGCCCACCAATGGATTGGTGTATGCAGAGGTGCTGTTCCACACCCATCACCTGAACGACAGCCAGAAGGATCTGCTGAACCTGCTTTCCACCGCCATCACCCGTTCAGGAGCAGGTGAGCGGGACGATGTGGAACTGGCCCGCCATCTGGAAGCCGTGACTGGCGGGGTTTCAGCCACCGTTGGGGTGCATGCCAGACCCGAAAATCCCCTGGTTTCCTCTGAAACCTTCACGCTCAGTGGCAAGGCCCTGGTGCGCAACCAGCAGGCCCTGCTGGAAGTGTTGCACGACATGCTGTTCGCACCGCGTTTCACCGTGGCCCGCTTGCAGCAACTGATCAAACAGCAACTGGTGGCACTGGAATCTGGCATCACCCGTGCTGGACACTCTTACGCCACCCGCACCGCAGCCAGTCAGCTCAGTCCGGTGGTGGCCCTCAGGGAGCGCCAGTCGGGCCTGACCCAGCTCAATGTGCTGCGCAAATACCTGGCCTCCAGCGAGGAAGAACTGGAAACCCTGCTGCAGGACTTCCAGCAGATGCTGCGTGACAGCCTGAAAAGCGGCCTGTGGGTGTGCCTCACTGCAGAAGCAGACCAGCTGGAAACCCTGCAAACCGAGGCCCTGAAGCTGTTCTCTGTCTCCAGTGAGGAGCTGTCACAAACCCCCCTGCAAACCAGTGAACTGTGCCCGGTGGCCCGCCTGACCGAAACCCTGGTTTCTTTCAATGCCATGAGCTTCAAAGGCGTGCCCTACACCCATCCTGATGCAGCCCCGCTGTTCATCCTCAGCCAGATCCTCACCGACACCTTCCTGATTCCCGAAATCCGGGAAAAAGGTGGGGCTTACGGGGCGTTCAGCAGCTACGACACCCAGGCAGGGGTGTTCTCCCTGGCCACCTACCGCGATCCGCAACTCAGCCGCTCATTCAAGGTGTTTCTGGAAGTGCTGGAACGGGTGGAAGCCGGGGAGTTGCAGGAACGTCACCTCAAAGAAGGCATCCTGAGCGCCTGCAGTGCGCTGGATCCCCTGACTTCTCCTGACACCATTGGCAGCACCCGGGTGTTTGGCGATCTGGGCGGCTTCACGCGGGACAAACAGGAAGCCTTCCGGGCGCAAATCCTGCAGACCACCCTGGAAGACCTGAAGCGGGTGTCCCAGACTTACCTGAACCCTGCGCTGGCTTCCTATGCCACGGTTACCAGCAGCAGCATTTTGCAGGCCCAGACCGACCTGCCTTTTGCTTTTGTGGAACTCCCCATCTGA
- a CDS encoding alpha/beta hydrolase family protein: METWATFAVGGQKIHGMLHLPDTPRPEAGFPSVVFLHGFTGSRSEHHRLFVLLARRLAQLGVAALRFDYRGNGDSEGDFSEMTVTRNVEDAVHAAEYLRNYPGIDPLQVRVLGFSMGGLTAILAAAGMQAERLLLWAPAAPEGMMRMLNGKIPATTTDFGGWPLGRNYFLDLAKHDSRKALAAYAGPVLILQGEKDEAVPPKTAIQYAENSRADLVVLPDADHIFGSFQWTDWVFERSIQFLI, encoded by the coding sequence ATGGAAACTTGGGCCACTTTTGCGGTGGGCGGCCAGAAAATTCATGGCATGCTGCACCTTCCTGACACCCCCAGACCCGAGGCGGGTTTTCCCAGTGTGGTTTTTCTGCACGGATTCACCGGCTCCAGAAGCGAACACCACCGCCTGTTTGTGCTGCTGGCCCGCCGTCTGGCACAGCTTGGAGTGGCAGCACTGCGTTTTGATTACCGGGGCAACGGAGACAGCGAGGGAGACTTCAGCGAAATGACCGTCACCCGCAATGTGGAAGATGCCGTGCATGCCGCAGAATACCTGCGCAACTACCCTGGCATTGATCCCCTGCAAGTGCGGGTGCTGGGATTCTCCATGGGTGGCCTGACCGCCATTCTGGCTGCTGCTGGAATGCAGGCAGAACGCCTGCTGCTGTGGGCACCTGCTGCACCAGAAGGCATGATGCGCATGCTCAACGGCAAAATCCCAGCCACCACCACCGACTTTGGTGGCTGGCCTCTGGGCCGGAATTACTTTCTGGACCTTGCAAAGCACGATTCACGCAAGGCCCTGGCTGCATATGCGGGTCCAGTTCTGATCCTTCAGGGGGAAAAAGACGAAGCTGTCCCTCCGAAGACTGCCATTCAGTACGCAGAAAATTCCAGGGCTGACCTGGTGGTGCTCCCTGATGCAGACCACATCTTCGGGTCTTTCCAGTGGACCGACTGGGTCTTTGAGAGAAGCATCCAGTTCCTGATCTGA
- a CDS encoding TatD family hydrolase: MIDIGINLAHRRFEKDLPQVIERAFQEGVELLVVTGTSLSSSQKALQISQQHGLVCTAGIHPHEARTHTPEIHHKLESLLQHPEVVAVGECGLDFDRNFSRPEDQERCFAAQLELAIQHQLPLFTHERAAHQKFLEMLKSAGAQLPSTVVHCFTGNTQQLRAYLDLGCWIGITGWITDLKRGQDLREALKYLPLDRLLVETDAPFLTPKNLPFRTDRNEPAYLPLVVREIARLLKKPETEIARITHQNAEQFFRLDWN; this comes from the coding sequence ATGATTGACATTGGCATCAACCTCGCCCACCGAAGATTTGAAAAGGATTTGCCTCAGGTCATAGAACGTGCCTTTCAGGAAGGCGTGGAATTGCTGGTGGTCACAGGAACCAGTCTGTCCAGCAGCCAGAAGGCCCTGCAAATCTCACAGCAGCATGGTCTGGTTTGCACAGCTGGCATTCATCCCCATGAAGCCCGGACCCACACCCCCGAAATCCACCACAAGCTTGAATCCCTGCTCCAGCATCCTGAAGTGGTGGCTGTGGGGGAATGTGGTCTGGATTTTGATCGGAATTTTTCCAGACCTGAGGATCAGGAGCGTTGCTTTGCTGCACAGCTTGAACTGGCCATCCAGCACCAGTTGCCCCTCTTCACCCATGAAAGGGCCGCACACCAGAAGTTCCTGGAAATGCTGAAATCTGCTGGTGCACAGCTTCCCAGCACGGTGGTGCATTGTTTTACAGGGAACACCCAGCAGCTCAGGGCCTATCTGGATCTGGGGTGCTGGATTGGCATCACGGGCTGGATCACCGACCTCAAACGCGGCCAGGATCTGCGTGAAGCCCTCAAATACCTCCCGCTGGACCGCCTGCTCGTTGAAACCGATGCACCCTTTCTGACCCCCAAAAACCTGCCCTTCAGAACAGACCGCAATGAGCCTGCTTATTTGCCTCTGGTGGTGCGTGAAATTGCCCGATTGCTGAAAAAACCTGAAACTGAAATTGCCCGCATCACGCACCAGAACGCAGAGCAGTTTTTCAGGCTCGACTGGAATTGA
- a CDS encoding DegV family protein, with protein sequence MLKVITDSTCDLLPDQVEAHHLTVVPLYVNFDGKLQKDRIEINTPDIFTGVKAGKKIPSTSQPSPEDFKVVYENALLMADHVLSIHISSKMSGTAQSAQLAAKEFEGRVTVFDSETVSVGLGMMAMRASDMAWMGGRLEDILAVLEKVRQKQNIMFTVDTLDYLRMNGRIGGAQAMLGSLLNIKPILAVKNGRVEAAGRVRGRPQALKELQTHVSKFVQTHGPCRVCMIDTPGAEEEARKMAESLKATGVEVIGINTLGAVVATHAGPGTIGYGIEPISL encoded by the coding sequence ATGCTCAAAGTGATCACCGACTCGACCTGTGATCTTCTTCCGGATCAGGTGGAGGCCCACCACCTCACTGTGGTGCCTCTGTACGTGAATTTTGATGGAAAACTTCAGAAAGACCGCATCGAAATCAACACCCCCGACATCTTCACCGGGGTGAAAGCCGGAAAGAAAATCCCCTCCACCAGTCAACCCTCTCCCGAAGACTTCAAAGTGGTGTACGAAAACGCCCTGCTGATGGCAGACCATGTGCTGTCCATTCACATCTCCAGCAAGATGTCTGGCACAGCCCAGAGTGCCCAGCTGGCTGCCAAAGAATTTGAAGGGCGGGTGACGGTTTTTGATTCTGAAACCGTCTCGGTGGGTCTGGGCATGATGGCCATGCGGGCCAGTGACATGGCCTGGATGGGTGGCCGTCTGGAAGACATCCTGGCCGTGCTGGAAAAAGTTCGCCAGAAGCAGAACATCATGTTCACCGTGGACACCCTGGACTACCTGCGCATGAACGGCAGAATCGGAGGCGCGCAGGCCATGCTGGGCAGTCTGCTCAACATCAAGCCCATCCTGGCCGTCAAAAACGGACGGGTGGAAGCTGCAGGAAGGGTCCGAGGTCGCCCCCAGGCCCTCAAGGAACTGCAAACCCACGTCAGCAAATTTGTGCAGACCCATGGCCCTTGTCGGGTCTGCATGATTGACACCCCTGGTGCAGAGGAAGAAGCCCGAAAAATGGCTGAATCCCTCAAAGCCACTGGAGTGGAAGTCATCGGAATCAACACCCTGGGTGCAGTGGTGGCCACCCATGCAGGTCCAGGTACGATTGGCTACGGTATCGAGCCCATCAGCCTGTAA
- a CDS encoding serine hydrolase, giving the protein MWTKLAIGGLALTLASLAWMLTPLSGQHEAQQLPQLPPVAQAAQVTVPRPVCYSFQAQFLPHADAPAPPSRLQGKLGLFVAEVDPLTLKFKRVVSRSANEQFPLASTYKQAVMYELARQVDSQKVSLKEIFDVTQSNHSLGEFPFDGSDVNTLAVRMIQHSDNTATDILQRRVGLRQVQHNLDALNLCKSRMVLTTKAWWTAQASMSPMFPKNKEALRKAAEDFSKARGEELYQKAEALDRDAQNVFWLDLDKAISKYFESDRYDPRVDQNTHNVSTPAELAVLLSHEFLRNGLKPETDKWFREVMATAPNGNKLALPHLYFGGKGGNGWRILTYSGYLLGKDGKHYVYTFLNQESGHTYTIRDTGAAFIWINQAFKKLLALPEVSLSTAQTKKSVQDIHTDSSAGKAGKPELGTPQ; this is encoded by the coding sequence ATGTGGACCAAACTCGCCATCGGGGGACTTGCCCTCACCCTTGCTTCTCTCGCATGGATGCTGACCCCTTTAAGCGGTCAACATGAAGCCCAACAGCTTCCCCAGTTGCCCCCTGTGGCCCAGGCAGCCCAGGTGACTGTTCCCAGACCTGTTTGCTATTCATTCCAGGCTCAATTTCTGCCTCATGCAGATGCACCTGCACCGCCCAGCCGCCTGCAAGGCAAACTCGGGCTGTTTGTGGCAGAAGTGGATCCACTGACCCTGAAATTCAAACGGGTGGTGTCCAGAAGCGCCAACGAACAGTTCCCACTGGCCAGCACCTACAAACAGGCTGTGATGTACGAACTGGCCAGACAGGTGGACAGCCAGAAAGTCTCCCTCAAAGAGATTTTTGATGTGACCCAGAGCAACCACAGCCTGGGAGAATTCCCCTTTGACGGCAGCGATGTGAACACCCTGGCTGTGCGCATGATCCAGCACAGCGACAACACCGCCACCGACATCCTGCAGCGCCGGGTGGGCCTCAGGCAGGTGCAACACAACCTGGATGCCCTCAACCTCTGCAAATCCCGCATGGTCCTCACCACCAAAGCCTGGTGGACCGCCCAGGCCAGCATGAGCCCCATGTTTCCCAAAAACAAAGAAGCCCTCCGAAAGGCTGCAGAGGACTTCAGCAAAGCCCGTGGCGAGGAACTCTACCAGAAAGCCGAAGCCCTGGACAGAGATGCCCAGAATGTGTTCTGGCTGGACCTGGACAAGGCCATCAGCAAATACTTCGAATCTGACCGCTACGATCCCCGGGTGGACCAGAACACCCACAATGTCAGCACCCCTGCAGAGCTGGCAGTGCTTCTCTCCCACGAATTCCTGCGCAATGGCCTGAAACCCGAAACCGACAAATGGTTCAGGGAGGTCATGGCCACGGCCCCCAACGGCAACAAGCTGGCCCTCCCACACCTGTATTTTGGTGGTAAGGGAGGAAACGGTTGGCGCATCCTGACCTACAGCGGTTATCTGCTGGGCAAAGATGGCAAACACTACGTTTACACCTTCCTGAATCAGGAAAGTGGACACACTTACACCATCCGCGACACTGGCGCTGCTTTTATCTGGATCAACCAGGCCTTCAAGAAGCTGCTAGCCCTCCCAGAGGTGTCCCTGTCCACAGCACAGACCAAAAAGTCTGTTCAGGACATCCACACCGACAGCTCTGCAGGCAAAGCGGGCAAGCCCGAGCTGGGCACCCCTCAGTAA
- a CDS encoding cob(I)yrinic acid a,c-diamide adenosyltransferase, with the protein MKIYTRTGDQGETGLYGADRVSKAHPRVEAYGTVDELNSLLGLARAQSQDQALDQELAYLQNALFDVGADLATREDSPYARNVNRMDAEDVAVLEGMIDRLETECEPLRNFIHPGGTVTAATLHVARSVARRAERDVVRLQDEEAVNPQVRMYLNRLSDLLFVMARAVNARSGLSETLWHVKGRK; encoded by the coding sequence ATGAAAATTTACACCCGAACCGGAGACCAGGGAGAAACGGGGCTGTACGGCGCTGACCGGGTTTCAAAAGCCCACCCCAGGGTGGAAGCCTACGGCACCGTAGATGAACTCAATTCCCTGCTGGGACTGGCCCGTGCCCAGAGCCAGGACCAGGCACTGGATCAGGAGCTGGCTTACCTGCAAAATGCCCTGTTTGATGTGGGCGCGGACCTCGCCACCCGGGAGGACAGTCCTTATGCCAGAAACGTCAACCGCATGGATGCAGAGGATGTGGCTGTGCTGGAAGGCATGATTGACCGTCTGGAAACAGAGTGTGAACCCCTCAGGAATTTCATTCATCCGGGAGGAACCGTCACCGCTGCCACCTTGCATGTGGCCCGCAGTGTGGCCCGCAGGGCAGAACGGGATGTGGTGCGTCTGCAGGATGAAGAGGCCGTCAATCCCCAGGTGCGCATGTACCTCAACCGCCTGTCGGACCTGCTGTTTGTGATGGCCCGTGCAGTCAATGCCAGATCAGGCCTCAGTGAAACGCTCTGGCACGTCAAAGGCAGGAAATAA
- a CDS encoding putative Ig domain-containing protein: MRNWFLGASLVLMVACSGAENSASLPKDTVRISNTALSGAIISENYSASMGVMGGVSPYIITLTDGKLPAGLSLSSSGTISGTPTEKGSFTFSVQVTDANLSTKVQKYTLVVTDKPPPELSLELPGTPIKSATRIPVVLKNAENVAGGRLTFTVPEGLIIKDVQPVTGKPLVIWNIQNNVLTVDFAFTQKFFRNRNALFLQVESSKENGVYLPPVAAANYDLRDASAKKLAGTDLLTPPVKTEPVKTDPAKTTDPKTTDPKTKDQPADASQTPAGDPVDPGTEVQPENPNPQTDGETPSTTPETDRPQDNPDNTGTPTDGPDATGTDGTRETPSSPEPTDPNSTPSTEGRP, translated from the coding sequence ATGCGAAACTGGTTTCTGGGCGCAAGCCTGGTCTTGATGGTGGCCTGTTCTGGTGCAGAGAACTCGGCCAGCCTTCCCAAAGACACCGTAAGGATCTCCAACACAGCCCTGAGCGGTGCCATCATTTCAGAGAACTACAGTGCCTCCATGGGGGTCATGGGTGGGGTTTCTCCCTACATCATCACCCTCACCGATGGCAAACTGCCTGCAGGTCTGTCCCTGTCCAGTTCGGGAACCATCAGTGGAACCCCCACCGAAAAAGGCAGTTTCACTTTTTCGGTGCAGGTCACAGATGCCAACCTCTCCACCAAGGTGCAGAAGTACACCCTGGTGGTGACCGACAAACCCCCACCAGAATTGTCTCTGGAATTGCCAGGCACCCCCATCAAGAGTGCCACCCGCATTCCAGTGGTGCTGAAAAATGCAGAAAATGTGGCTGGAGGTCGCCTCACTTTCACGGTTCCAGAAGGCCTCATCATCAAAGATGTGCAGCCCGTCACCGGAAAACCCCTGGTGATCTGGAACATCCAGAACAACGTTCTGACAGTGGATTTTGCCTTCACCCAGAAGTTCTTCCGCAACAGAAATGCACTGTTCCTGCAGGTGGAATCCAGCAAGGAAAACGGGGTTTACCTGCCTCCAGTTGCTGCTGCCAACTATGATTTGCGGGATGCCAGTGCCAAAAAACTGGCGGGCACAGATCTGTTGACCCCTCCAGTCAAAACAGAACCTGTCAAAACAGATCCTGCCAAGACCACAGATCCGAAAACCACAGATCCCAAGACCAAAGACCAACCTGCTGATGCTTCCCAGACCCCTGCGGGAGATCCCGTGGATCCTGGCACCGAGGTTCAACCCGAGAACCCCAATCCCCAGACGGATGGAGAAACCCCCTCCACCACACCTGAAACAGACCGCCCACAGGACAATCCGGACAACACAGGTACCCCAACAGACGGCCCTGATGCCACTGGAACCGATGGAACCAGAGAGACCCCATCCAGCCCAGAACCCACAGATCCCAATTCCACACCCAGCACAGAAGGTAGACCATGA